The following nucleotide sequence is from Aneurinibacillus soli.
GGTAAAACCCACCGACCTAGGTTAGTGGGTTTTATGATTAGTTCACTTTCTTAATATACCATTCTGGTTCATCTAGGCTTCTCTGTAAACCTTGGGAGGTAGGAAGTTTATCATATGTATTTTTAGATACCCATATTTCATTATGTCCGTGGGATTTCTTTGCTGCCATATTTACACAGTCGCCAAGTGCTTTTGTATCAAACGTTCCATCTGTTCCTGTTTTAGTAACAACAACAGGACCGCTATCGATACCAACACCAAACACAACTGAAGGGATATTGTCAGATAATAGAATAGGATTTACAACCCTGCTTATAGAGCTGAGCAACTCTTCTCCGCAACAAACAGCTAGCTCTTTAGTATTTAAGTCCTTTTTACTTTCTGACCATTGAATAGACTTCCTATTCTCGCCTTCTTTAAATAGTGCCATAATACCATCTCCAGGCAGATCGATAACATACCCACCATATTTTTCAACAATATATATTAGTGCAGGCATGACAGCATGAAGGGTTAAAAAGTTATCCTCTGGCCTTAAGTCCTTTGCTCGTTTACTCGAGCCGCGCATATCGGCAAAAAAAGCGACAAATTCATCTTTATGGTATGCTCCAAATTTCATTTTTTCAGCTTCATATCCGGGGATACGATCTGAAACTGCAGCACCATATTTTTCTAGTAAGAGTTTGTTAGTATTTAAAGTTTGCTTAGCTTGTCCATATTTTTCTAATATTACTCTTTTAAGTTCGTCTTCTTTAATTATCGCCATTAATCTCAACTCCCTGTTTGTATTTTTATGTAAAAAGATTTTGGATAACAACGACAAAAGTAACTGCTATGAGAATCAGAGTTCCGTATCCTAAAAACTTTATTGACCATTTAACCCGTTGAATTTTCATTTCACGTATATAAGAAACTTTTTGTAACTCATACACTAATATGTGTTGTATTTTTGCAACAGTAAGATGATCTAACTCATTTAAAAGATAGCTTGTTGGCGAGGTCAATTTAAAAGTACCTTCTTCATCATTAAAAATATTTGATTCTTCGATCGATGGTTCTAACTCATTTAAATAAAATAAGTTTGGAATTGATTTGGGAGTATCTTTTTTTATGCTTTTAATCGGACCACTTTTTGGGGAGATAACTAGAAGCGCAAGCCTAATAGCACGTATTATGAAATATATTCCTAATAAGCTCATTGATATATATGCAAGGGAAGCAAGAACTTCAAATCCACTAGTAGATTCTTTGTATAGTAGCCCTTTTATGAATGTATAAAAGTCTTTAGAAAATCCTGAAAAGAAGGTTATAACAATACCGGTAAGAACCAAGATTGCTCCGGCTTTAGTATCTGTAAAGCGAATGGTATTTTGATTATCTTCGATCGCTTTATAAAGCAACTCTATTTTCTTGTCCTCGACTTTTTCATCTTGGGGATTGTTAGTGTCATTTATCACTTTCTGCCCTCCTCATAATTTTTAGCTATATCGTACCTAATTTCTAAATAATTATAAGGTATTTCGATCCCTCTATGCAAAAAAATGTTGGAAATCTATTCTAAAAAATTATAATAATTATAGAGCTACAAGGGGGGGATTGTATGAAAGAAGTCGGTAATTCTCAGGTAGAAGAAGTGGATAGTACTCAGATAGAAGAGGTGGATAGTACTCAGGTAGGGGAAGTAGAGATTGTTCATGTTGATTATGTTTTTTTGGATATTGTAGATTATACGAAAGATCGAAGTGTTGAAGCTCAGGCTGATATAATAAGTAGTTTAAACAACATTGTCAAAAAAGCTGTGTCTGAGATTGTAAAAGAAGCTCCAAAAGATGATAGAATGCCAGCTAATGTTATTTATTCTCCTTCTGGTGATGGCATGTGTATAGGATTGATTAATAGAAATTTTAAATATGATGCCGCTATGATATTAGCGTTAAATATATTAAAGGAGATTGAGTTGCATAATGGAGAGGTCATGGATCCGGAATTAAATTTTAGGGTTCGTATTGGTATAAATTCTAATAGGGACAATTTAATCGAAGACATAAATGATAATTTGAACTTAGCTGGTTCAGGAATAAATACGGCACAGAGAATAATGGATTTGGCAGATGCTGATCAAATTTTAATTGGTCAATCTGTATATGATATATATTCTAAACGCAGACAATATAGGCACTCTTTTAGAGACTATACAGCTAAAATTAAACATGGTGATACATTATCAGTTTATCAGTATGTTAATCATGTAATAGATTATCTCAATACAGATGAGCCTCTGTTTATTCATAAACCACCGGTGGAGATAGAAGAAAGCCTAGACAAAAGAACTGCGTACTATATGGCGCAGGCTATTAAAAATAAAGAGTTTCTTCTTAGCAAAGTAGAGGAAAATGCATCGTCTTACATATGTATGGTTATTCTTTGGTTTTTGGCCATTGACTCTGAAGGTAAAGATAACTCTACGCCTATGAAGCCGTACAAACTTCGAACACCTGAATTTGAAAATGGCGGAATTGCAGGTACCTATAAGTACATTAAATCTGTTGAGTATTGGATTTATTGTGAATTTAGTGAACTAATTCTTTACAATCTCGAAAAATTCCGTGAGTATTTTCATAAAGGAATTCCGTTTGCTGATTTTCGTTTCGTTAATTCTAGAGGGGAGAAGGAACTTAAAAAAGAATACCCTGATATTTGGGAACAGTTTGAACTTGATAAATTTGTTAATTGACTAAAAGATCTATCTAAATAAGGGCTCTGCATTATTTTTTGTTGAAATTCTTACTATACTATAGAAGTGTCAGGAAATAAGACAACCCCACTGCCCGTTTGGGTGGAGGGGATTTTTTCCTTAGCACGACTATAAGATTAAATTTATCTGTATAGCTTTTTTAATCTTCATAAAACTCATTTGACGTCGTAACTGACGTATAAGTAAAACAATAGGGCACAGATAGTAATGCCGATGATACCTAAACATCCTATGAAAAATTTTCCTGCTGGATGCATTTTTAGTTTTGCACCACAATGCGGGCAAGTTATAGCGCTTTTTGCTACTTCTTTCTTACATACTTTACATGGAACCATGCGATTCACTCCTATTTATCTATGTTTATATTTTAAGTATAATTCTGTAAAAAATTTAAAAGTCCTTTTTATTTCTCGTTTGTTAGAATAAATGTATTTTATTCCCTTTTCATCCTGTTACTTGTATAATAGGGCAAAGGGGGATGATGTAGATGGAATATCGGTTGAAGGTTGATGAACACGGTCGAGTCCCAATCCCGGAAGAAATTCGTGAGCAACTTGGATACGGCGCACTTACGTTCCAGGCGATAGAGAATCTGATTGTCATCTCTAAGAATAAACCCGAAAAAGAATTTATATGGACACCACAGAAATAAGAAGAGCCCGGCGCTGACCGGGCTTTTTGTTTTATAGGACAGTGTTTAATTTTTTTCTTCCTTATAATACAGTTTATTGTTCAACTATTTGACTGTCTAGTCTGACAATTGCGTTCTGATGAATTCGTCAACAGCTAATTTATTTTCTGGAGAAGGAATAGCTTCATCACGTTCCCAACTACAGACCGATCTATGACTCGCTGAAAGTATTTGCGCTAACTCTGATGAGATCAACCCAGCATAAAGCTTTGCTTTTCGCAAACGCTGACCTAACGTATCTTCAGGTAGGTTTTCAAAGCAGCCTAGATACCAGATCGGTATATCGAGTGCTTCAGATAATTTTTTCAGGGTTTTAATTTTGGGAGTGTAAACACCCCTTTCGATCATAGAAATCATTTCCTTAGTCAATTTGGCTTGTTTAGCTAACTCAACAATGAACAAATTTCTATCCATCCTGCTTTTTCTAATTCTTCCGCCAGGTGTGTTCAGAAAATCAGTCTGCTTCGCTACCGGGAGTGATCGCTGTTTCGTTATACTGTTATCCAAACTGTTATCTGCACGCATGCAACTGCGGCTATTATCAATTTGAAGATCAGACAAATGTTTGTACATGTACAGAACTTGAAGTCAGGCGGTATCGGCGTAAGTTGTCCGGTCCGTTGCTTGACCGGATGGACATGCATGTAGAAGTGCCGAGGGTGGAAGCAGAAGAACTAGATCGTCTGTCGGTATCTTCTTTGGACATGCGCAGACGTGTCGAAGAGGCGCGTGCTCGTCAGAGTGAGCGTTATGAAAAAACGAACTATAAGTATAACGCGGATTTGTCCGGCGCGGTTCTGCGTACACATGTGCAGCTTTCCAGAGAGGGGGAGCGCTTTTTATCTGCCATTTATCGAACGACTGGGCTAAGTAATCGTTCCTATGATAAAATTCTCAAGATATCGCGCTCGATAGCTGATCTGGATGGATGTGAAGAAATACATGAAGAACACATAGCGGAAGCTCTTCAGTATCGGGTGCTTGATCGAGCTGATTGGAAACGATAAATCGACAGCCGAAAAATTTTTTTCGACATGATTCGCTGTGGATAACAATATCAACAGAAAAAACGCAGGTTTTATCGAATAATTTACAAAGTTTAAACATTTTATTCACAGAAGCATGTGGATAAGCGCGAGTTGTTCGGCTTTTTTTAAAATGCTACAATATGGGAAAAGAGTAATAGATAAGGAGGAGAAAAGATGGAGCTTCTTTCAAACGAAGTATTGCTTGAAGCATATTTTAAGGCAATTGCTCTGGATTTAGGAACAGACTTCATTGTACTACTCCAGGATGAAATTTCCCGACGTGATTTAAAATACGCCATCTAAAAATATACACAGGAGTTAGCAGCGGGTAAAGCGCTGCTGCTTTTTTTTTAGAAAAAATTAAAAATTTCTACATATTTAACAGGAGTTTGCCGAATTATGACGAATAAGCTATACTGTACTAGCATGACTGCTTGTCCAATGAAAACTGTGTGACAAGTTGAGTGCGTTTATATGAGAAAGGTTAGGAGGATGGAGAATGAATATCCATGAGTATCAAGGCAAAGAGATACTTAAACAGTACGGTGTCGTTGTACCGAATGGCCAAGTAGCTTTCACCGTAGAAGAAGCAGTTGAAGCAGCTAAAACATTAACTTCCAGCGTGTATGTAGTAAAAGCACAAATTCACGCAGGTGGCCGTGGTAAAGCGGGCGGCGTTAAAATTGCCAAAAATCTGGACGAAGTTCAGACATATGCCAAGGAAATTCTCGGAAAAGTGCTGGTGACACACCAGACTGGCCCAGAAGGCAAAGAAGTAAAGCGCTTACTTATCGAAGAAGGCTGCGATATTCAGAAAGAATACTACGTAGGGGTAGTTGTTGATCGCAATACGAACCGTGTAGTACTCATGGCTTCTGAAGAAGGTGGTACAGAAATCGAAGAAGTAGCAGAAAAAACGCCAGAAAAAATCTTTAAAGAAGTTGTTGACCCTGCGGTAGGTCTGCAAGTATTCCAGGCACGTAAACTGGCACTCGCTATTAACATTCCAAAAAATCTTGTAAATAAAGCAGTGAAATTTATGATGGCGCTTTATCAAGCATTCGTTGATAAAGATTGCTCAATCGCAGAAATCAATCCGCTCGTTGTAACAGGCGACGGTAATGTTATGGCACTTGATGCGAAACTGAACTTTGATTCTAATGCCCTGTACCGTCACCCGGATGTACAGGAACTGCGTGACCTTGATGAAGAGGATGCGAAAGAAATCGAAGCATCTAAATACGATCTGAACTACATCGCGCTCGATGGTAACATCGGTTGCATGGTTAACGGTGCAGGTCTTGCAATGGCGACAATGGACATCATCAAGCATTACGGTGGCGACCCGGCGAACTTCCTCGATGTTGGCGGCGGCGCGACAACTGAGAAAGTAACAGCTGCATTCAAGCTCATCCTGTCTGATGAGAATGTAAAAGGTATCTTCGTTAACATCTTTGGTGGCATCATGCGATGTGACGTTATCGCGGAAGGTGTTGTCGAAGCGGCGAAACAGGTGAGTCTTGACCGTCCGCTCGTTGTTCGTCTTGAAGGGACAAACGTTGAGCTTGGCAAGAAGATTCTGAATGAATCTGGTCTTGCTATCGAGGCGGCGGAGTCCATGGCAGACGGCGCAGAAAAAATCGTTAAACTTGTGCAATAATAATCCGGGAAAGGTAGGGCTTAGGAAATGAGTATTCTCATTAATAAAGATACAAAAGTCATCACTCAGGGTATTACTGGGGCGACAGGTTTGTTCCATGCGAAAGGCTGCCGTGATTATTACGGAACACAAATGGTCGGTGGTACTACACCTGGTAAAGGTGGTACAGAGGTTGAAGGATTCCCTGTATTCGATACGGTTCAAGAAGCGGTAAAAGAAACAGGTGCAAATGCTTCTGTTATTTATGTTGCTCCAGCGTTCGCAGCGGATGCAATCATGGAAGCGGTTGACGCAGAACTCGAACTTGTTGTATGTATCACAGAAGGTATTCCGGTACTCGACATGGTAAAAGTTAAGCGTTTTATGGAAGGCAGCAAAACCCGTCTCATCGGACCGAACTGCCCGGGTCTTATTACACCAGGCGAATGCAAAATTGGTATCATGCCTGGCTATATTACTGCACCAGGTAAAGTTGGTATCGTATCCCGCTCTGGAACGCTTACATATGAAGCGGTTCACCAGCTTACAACAAATGGTATCGGCCAGTCCACTGCGGTTGGTATCGGTGGCGACCCGGTTAACGGCACAGACTTCATCGATTGTCTCCGTCTGTTTAATGAAGATCCAGATACAGAAGCGGTTATCATGATCGGTGAGATCGGTGGTACAGCGGAAGAAGAAGCGGCTGAATGGGTAAAAGCAAACATGAAGAAGCCGGTAGTAGGATTCATTGGCGGTCAGACTGCTCCTCCAGGAAAACGTATGGGACATGCTGGCGCGATCATCTCTGGCGGTAAAGGTACAGCAGCCGAGAAGATCAAGACAATGGAAGCATGCGGCATTCCAGTAGCGAAAACTCCGTCTGTAATGGGTGACACGATGATTGAAGCGCTCAGACAGCATAATCTGCTTGAAATTTGCAAAACGATTAAATAATAAAGAAGTGATTACAGGGAGAGGGCGTCATAGACGTCCTCTTTTTTTGTTGAGGAAGGATTTCCAATTATTACCTAGAAAAAGATAAAGAGACCTAATAGGGAGGAATGGAAATGGAAAACTTGACAGAAATGATGCTTGCATTATCAATGATTCCAGGAGTAGGCAGAATGGTTATGCGTCGTGCCCGCCAATTGGCTGAACCTATTGATTTTACATCTTGTACAGCACTGGATATTCAGCACATGCTCGGTGTGCGAGAGAATATAGCAGAACAGATCCGTCGGAAGTATGATCTTGCGGCAGCTCGGAAAAACAGGGAAGAATGGGAACGTAGAGGGATTACCGTGCTTGTTTATGGAGATGAAAAATATAGCGAGTGGCTGTACGAGATCCCGGACGCACCTGAGCTGTTATATGCAGACGGAAATTTCGATTTACTTACGCGTCCTGCCTTTTCGATTGTAGGGACGCGGACACCGACGCAATATGGTCGGCAGCTAGCGCGTCAGTTCGGCAGGGAGCTCGCAGAAAGGGGGCTGGTTGTTGTATCGGGTATGGCTCGCGGTATCGATGCAGAAGCGCATACAGGAGCACTTGAAGCTCGTGGCGGTACGATTGCTGTCCTTGGCTGTGGAATCGACTGGTTGTATCCCGCAGAAAACCGGCAATTAGGTGCGAGGATTCGAAAGCAAGGCCTTCTGCTGTCTGAGTATCCTCCCGGAACACGGCCACAGCGTGGCTTTTTCCCCGAACGCAATCGGATTATAAGTGGGCTTGCACACGGCATCCTTGTGATTGAAGCCGCATCTCGCAGTGGGTCTCTTATTACGGCTGATCTCGCAACCGAACAGGGACGTGATGTATTTGCTGTTCCGGGGTCCATTCATTCACCAAAAAGCGCCGGTTGCCACTGGCTTATTCAGCAGGGCGCTAAATTGGTTCAGCACGTTCATGATATTGTGTTTGAATATCCTGAGCTTGCATTGGATACACATGTAGGAAATGCAGAAGTTGCCGGTGCGCCCGAATCACTCAGTAGCGAAGAAGCGGCGCTCTTGCGCATGATTCCGTGGGAGTCAGTGTCGTATGAACAGATTTTATGTCGAACGGAGTTTTCTCCTTCCTATTTACACTTTCTTCTGTTATCTTTGCAGATGAAGAAACAGATCATGCAACTGCCTGGACAGGCGTATATTCGGGTAAAGCCATAGAAAGAGGTTTGACAAACGTAAGTTTTGTAATTAATAATAGGAGGAATTCTTTTCTTTATAAAAGGGGGAAACTTGCTTGGCAGATTCACTGGTAATAGTGGAGTCTCCCGCAAAGGCGAAGACAATTGGAAAATACTTAGGTAAAAAATATATTGTGAAAGCATCCATGGGCCATGTACGAGATTTGCCAAAAAGCCAGATGGGCGTCGATGTCACAAGCGGCTTCGAGCCGAAGTACATCACCATCCGTGGCAAAGGCGACGTATTAAAAGAGTTACGGGATGCCGCCAAAAAAGTAAAGCGCGTCTATCTTGCAGCTGACCCCGATCGCGAAGGGGAAGCGATCGCCTGGCATCTGGCTCATAGTTTGAATATAGACCATAGCGGCGAATGCCGCGTTGTATTTAATGAAATTACGAAGCAGGCAGTGAAGGAGGCATTTAAGAATCCGCGCAAGATCGATATGGATCTGGTTAATGCGCAGCAGGCACGCCGTATTTTAGACCGTCTAGTCGGCTACAATATCTCTCCGCTTCTCTGGAAAAAAGTAAAAAAAGGTTTGAGTGCTGGCCGTGTTCAGTCCGTAACTGTGAAGCTAATCATTGACCGAGAAAAAGAAGTCAATGCATTCGTGCCAGAAGAATACTGGTCGGTAACCGCACATCTTGCATCAGCAGGTGGAGCATTTGAAGCAAAGTTTTACAGCTATGGGCAGGAAAAAACAGAACTTGCTTCAGAAGCGGATGTAAACAAGCTGCTTGATCATTTGAAAGATGGGACATTCCGTATTACAGATGTAAAACGTAGAGAGCGCAAGCGCAATCCGGCAGCGCCTTTTATAACGAGTTCCTTGCAACAGGAAGCGGCCCGCAAGCTGAACTTCCGCGCTGCTAAAACCATGATGGTAGCTCAGCAGCTGTACGAAGGGATTGACCTTGGCAAAGAAGGCACAGTGGGTTTGATTACATACATGCGTACGGACTCGACACGCATTTCCCAGACTGCGCAGGAAGAAGCAAAAACATATATTATTGATGCGTACGGACAGGAATATTCACTTAGTGAACCACGCCAGTTTGGCAAGAAAGAAAAAGCACAGGATGCGCATGAAGCGGTTCGTCCCACATTTGTTTCATACAGTCCAGCAGCTCTAAAGGAATATTTATCCCGTGATCAGCTTAAACTGTATCGTCTGATCTGGGAACGCTTTATCGCAAGCCAGATGGCGTCTGCGGTGCTTGATACGGTCACAGCGGATATTGTCTCTGGAGATGCTGTATTCCGGGCAAGTGGCTCACAGGTTAAGTTCCCAGGCTTTATGAAGGTATATGTAGAGGGAACAGATGACGCGCAGGCAGAAGATGATAAAATGCTACCGCCGCTTGAAGCAGGACAGGAAGTGGTTGCAGAGCAGATTGAGCCGAAGCAACACTTTACCCAGCCGCCACCGCGTTATTCAGAGGCGCGTCTTGTCAAAACACTCGAAGAGCTCGGCATTGGCCGCCCGAGTACGTATGCGCCGACGCTTGATACGATTCAGAAGCGGGGGTATGTGGCGCTTCAGGAGCGTCGTTTTGTTCCGACTGAATTAGGTGAGATCGTACTTGGTCTAATGGAAGAATTCTTCCCAGAAATTCTGGATACGAAGTTTACCGCCAAGATGGAAGATGACCTCGACCATATTGAGGAAGGCAAAGAAGCCTGGGTGCGCGTACTCGAAGAATTTTATGACCCGTTCGCGAAACGTCTGGAAGTTGCCGAACAGCATATGCAAGAAGTCGAGATCAAGGATGAAGTATCTGACGTCATTTGCGATAAGTGTAATAGCCCGATGGTGTATAAGATGGGGCGGTATGGCAAATTTCTTGCGTGTTCGGCTTTTCCAGATTGCCGGAATACGATGCCAATTGTCAAAGAAATTGGGGTTACGTGTCCAAAATGTGAAACCGGACACATCGTAGAACGTAAAAGTAAGAAGAATCGGATGTTTTACGGGTGCAACCAGTATCCGGACTGCGATTTTGTATCCTGGGATAAGCCGTTGCCGCGCACGTGTCCGAAATGTTCAGGGATGCTGGTAGAGAAGAAGGGGAAAGGCAAGAACAAAGGCCCTTCTGTCCAGTGTGTAGCATGCGATTATGAGGAAGAAACGTTATAACGTAAGGAGCATACAGACAGCATGGAAAAAGTAACCGTCATCGGCGCAGGTCTTGCGGGCAGTGAAGCTGCCTGGCAGATTGCCGAACAAGGTATCGATGTGATTTTATATGAGATGCGCCCGGTAAAGCAGACACCGGCTCATCATACAGACAAATTTGCGGAGTTAGTATGCAGCAACTCACTGCGTGCCAATTCCTTGACAAATGCAGTCGGTATTCTTAAGGAGGAGATGCGACGCTTCTCATCTATCATTATGCGTTCAGCAGACAACTGCTCCGTGCCAGCAGGGGGCGCACTTGCGGTAGACCGCCATGAGTTTGCGGAAGCTGTCACGAACAGCGTGCGCAATCATCCTCGTATTGAAGTACGGCACGAAGAGATTACAGAAATTCCTGATGGAATTGTAGTCATCGCAACCGGACCGCTTACATCTCCGGATATGTCTGCGCAGCTGCAGAAACTGACCGGGCAAGAGTATTTGTACTTCTACGATGCTGCCGCGCCGATCCTTGATAAAGAAACAATTAATATGGAAAAAGTGTTTCTTGCTTCGCGCTACGACAAAGGAGAAGCTGCCTACTTGAACTGTCCGATGAATGAGGAAGAGTTCAATGCCTTTTATGAGGCGTTGATTACGGCAGAAGAAGTGCAGTTGAAAGAATTCGAGAAGCAGGTTTTCTTTGAAGGATGTATGCCGATTGAAGTAATGGCGAAGCGTGGCAGACAGACGATGCTGTTTGGTCCGCTTAAGCCGGTCGGATTGAATGATCCTCGTACAGGCAAGCAGCCATACGCGGTTGTGCAGCTGCGTCAGGACAACAGTGCAGGTACGTTGTATAACATTGTCGGATTCCAGACACATCTGAAGTGGCCGGAGCAGAAGCGGGTGTTCAGTATGATTCCAGGACTTGAGAACGCCGAGATTGTACGCTACGGTGTCATTCATCGGAATACGTTTATCAATTCGCCACGCCTGTTGAAACCGACATATCAATATAAGGATCGGGAAACGCTATTCTTCGCGGGACAGATGACCGGTGTAGAAGGATATGTAGAATCAGCAGCATCCGGGATGGTAGCTGGGATAAATGCCGCTCGCCTGGCAAGAGGACTTGAGCCCATTGTCTTCCCGCCGGAAACAGCAATGGGAAGTATGGCACATTATATTACAACCGCGAACCCGGATAACTTCCAGCCGATGAATGCTAACTTCGGACTTCTTCCGCCGCTTGAGAAAAAAATTCGGAACAAAAAAGAACGATATGAAAAAATGGCTGAACGAGCACTGGATAAAATTCAGAATTGTACCGAGATGATCTCCAATTAAGTTGCGACAGCTACGCGGGTGTGTTATACTAACCACGATTAAAAGCAAGGTTTTCCCTGCAAAGAGTGTATTTTCGGTAGATTATTACAAGTAAGGCGTGTGTCTCACACGCCTTGCTAATCGTTACCCGGTGAGGGGGTACACGTATGAAAGAT
It contains:
- the trmFO gene encoding FADH(2)-oxidizing methylenetetrahydrofolate--tRNA-(uracil(54)-C(5))-methyltransferase TrmFO, whose amino-acid sequence is MEKVTVIGAGLAGSEAAWQIAEQGIDVILYEMRPVKQTPAHHTDKFAELVCSNSLRANSLTNAVGILKEEMRRFSSIIMRSADNCSVPAGGALAVDRHEFAEAVTNSVRNHPRIEVRHEEITEIPDGIVVIATGPLTSPDMSAQLQKLTGQEYLYFYDAAAPILDKETINMEKVFLASRYDKGEAAYLNCPMNEEEFNAFYEALITAEEVQLKEFEKQVFFEGCMPIEVMAKRGRQTMLFGPLKPVGLNDPRTGKQPYAVVQLRQDNSAGTLYNIVGFQTHLKWPEQKRVFSMIPGLENAEIVRYGVIHRNTFINSPRLLKPTYQYKDRETLFFAGQMTGVEGYVESAASGMVAGINAARLARGLEPIVFPPETAMGSMAHYITTANPDNFQPMNANFGLLPPLEKKIRNKKERYEKMAERALDKIQNCTEMISN